A stretch of Apis cerana isolate GH-2021 linkage group LG1, AcerK_1.0, whole genome shotgun sequence DNA encodes these proteins:
- the LOC107994927 gene encoding phospholipase A1 member A isoform X4 yields the protein MVPRFGYIEFYYYISAETTFKDLFNSTSCAKPPYECPHPQIEFYLYTRETQKKPLRIDVRKFDSLYYSKFNKSHPTKIIIHGFGGGRNLIPSPDLRKAYFTRGNYNIIIVDYGTLVREPCLSQIQWGPDFCSRCIAQLVRYLRDHPRGTRVENIHVLGYSVGAHIAGLIANYLPDDKLGRITGLDPTIFFYMNGNRSMDLDETDAHFVDVIHTGAGILGQWGPTGHADFYVNGGSSQPGCATYSLLQTLSCDHTKVTPYYIESITTKVGFWAAPCGNLFSYLIGWCNPKFEEYILMGEDAPHTARGIYYLSTNAHKPYARGLPVKNQRTTNRKRSSSHQY from the exons ATGGTGCCACGGTTCGGATACATCGAGTTCTACT ATTATATAAGTGCAGAAACAACATTTAAGGATCTATTTAATAGTACCTCATGCGCGAAACCACCCTACGAATGTCCACATCCccagattgaattttatttgtacaccAG agAAACACAGAAAAAACCTTTACGCATAGACGTTCGCAAGTTTGATTCactttattattccaaatttaataaatcgcatcccacgaaaattattattcacggttttggaggaggaagaaatttaataccaAGTCCGGATCTTCGAAAAg CATATTTCACGCGAggtaattacaatattataatcgtCGATTATGGTACGTTAGTACGCGAGCCCTGTTTGTCGCAAATACAATGGGGCCCAGATTTCTGTTCACGATGTATTGCTCAATTGGTAAGATATTTGAGGGATCATCCTCGAGGAACAAGAGTGGAGAATATACACGTACTTGGATATAGCGTGGGCGCGCATATAGCTGGTCTGATAGCGAATTATTTGCCCGATGATAAACTTGGAAGAATTACAG GACTCGATCCTacgatatttttctacatgaatggaaatcgatcgatggatTTAGACGAGACGGACGCGCATTTCGTCGATGTAATTCACACTGGTGCTGGAATTTTGGGTCAATGGGGACCAACCGGCCATGCAGATTTTTATGTGAACGGAGGCTCCAGCCAACCCGGATGCGCAACATATTCCTTGCTTC AGACGCTGTCATGCGATCACACAAAAGTGACTCCTTATTACATAGAATCGATCACGACGAAAGTAGGGTTCTGGGCAGCTCCGTGtggaaatcttttttcttacctGATCGGCTGGTGCAATCCGAAATTCGAGGAATACATACTGATGGGAGAAGACGCTCCGCATAc AGCACGAGGCATCTACTATCTCTCAACAAACGCACACAAACCATACGCCCGCGGCCTTCCCGTAAAAAACCAACGAACGACAAATCGGAAACGATCGTCCTCCCACCAGTATTGA
- the LOC107994944 gene encoding synaptotagmin 1 isoform X1, translating to MPAINKREAEKVPEEPQPEEVVESTLKTFLSTEMEIKEATEAEVVTENAGKNFETQMENLGKEIAEEMGIPTWGLVAILIAVSVVVLGICFCCIRRCCRKRRSKDGKKGLKGAVDLKSVQLLGSTYKDKVQPDMEELTDNAEEPDEAESKQSEVKLGKLQYKLEYDFNTNSLAVTVIQAEELPALDMGGTSDPYVKVYLLPDKKKKFETKVHRKTLSPVFNETFTFKSVPYADAMNKTLVFAIFDFDRFSKHDQIGEVKVPLCQVDLAQTIEEWRELQSVEGEGGQDNKLGDICFSLRYVPTAGKLTVVILEAKNLKKMDVGGLSDPYVKIALMQNGKRLKKKKTSIKKCTLNPYYNESFTFEVPFEQIQKVQLVVTVVDYDRIGTSEPIGKVVLGYNASGTELRHWSDMLASPRRPIAQWHTLKDPEDGDKKD from the exons ATGCCTGCCATTAACAAGAGAGAAGCTGAGAAGGTGCCGGAAGAGCCACAACCGGAGGAGGTCGTTGAATCGacgttaaaaacatttttgagCACCGagatggaaataaaagaag CCACAGAGGCAGAGGTAGTGACCGAAAATGCtgggaaaaattttgaaactcaAATGGAAAATCTCGGCAAAGAAATCGCGGAGGAAATGGGAATACCAACATGGGGACTTGTTGCGATTTTaatag CTGTAAGCGTAGTAGTTCTCGGAATCTGCTTCTGCTGCATCAGAAGATGTTGTCGCAAAAGACGATCCAAAGATGGAAAGAAAGGATTGAAGGGGGCGGTGGACTTAAAATCCGTTCAACTATTGGGCAGCACGTACAAAGACAAG GTCCAGCCGGATATGGAAGAACTTACCGACAATGCCGAGGAACCGGATGAAGCTGAGAGTAAGCAGAGCGAGGTGAAACTTGGGAAGCTTCAATATAAG CTCGAATACGATTTCAACACAAACAGTTTGGCAGTAACGGTTATACAAGCCGAGGAATTGCCAGCTTTAGACATGGGTGGCACTTCAGATCCGTACGTGAAGGTTTATCTATTACCtgacaagaagaaaaaattcgaaacaaaagTGCACAGGAAAACGCTTAGCCCAGTCTTCAATGAAACTTTCACATTCAAG AGCGTACCTTATGCGGATGCGATGAACAAAACTCTCGTTTTCGCGATCTTCGACTTCGATAGGTTCTCCAAACACGATCAGATCGGTGAGGTTAAGGTTCCGCTATGCCAAGTCGATCTGGCTCAGACGATCGAAGAATGGAGAGAACTGCAAAGTGTCGAGGGTGAAGGTGGTCAG GATAACAAATTAGGTGATATTTGCTTCTCACTTCGATACGTGCCCACTGCTGGTAAATTAACTGTGGTCATCTTGGAAgcgaaaaatctgaaaaaaatggaCGTCGGTGGTTTATCAGATCCTTATGTAAAAATTGCTCTGATGCAAAATGGCAAAAggttgaagaagaagaaaacgtcTATCAAAAAATGCACTCTTAATCCGTATTACAACGAATCATTCACGTTTGAGGTACCCTTCGAACAGATACAG AAAGTGCAATTGGTTGTCACGGTAGTCGATTACGATCGTATCGGCACATCAGAACCCATTGGGAAGGTCGTCTTGGGGTACAACGCGAGTGGAACAGAGTTGAGACACTGGTCCGATATGTTGGCATCCCCGAGACGTCCTATCGCTCAATGGCACACGCTTAAAGACCCCGAAGACGGCGACAAGAAGGACTAA
- the LOC107994928 gene encoding vesicular glutamate transporter 1 — protein sequence MSGFAAAGLVAFDSIKSKASQKLAGFRRSNAGYEEFETPREGSKDNKGFEDEREYSRQASFESLPEPERPPLRHIDTYCKPECPCLSKRYTIATLACIGFVISFGMRCNMGMAKMAMKNATEDNDNHTLRFNWTVGTESALDSSFFWGYLLTQVPGGFVASLYPANKIFGAAIAISSFLNLLVPGALKVDPIVDMIVQVIKGLVEGVTYPACHGIWKYWAPPLERSRLATLAFCGSYAAMVIGMPLSGCLTTIFGWTASFYFYGMCGLIWYCFWLWLAFEKPSKHPCISARELRYIEDSLGQGQTQMAMPTFATTPWRKFLTSMPVHAIIVANFCRSWNFYLLVLFQARFMHEAFDMALLETGVIGSLPHLLMTMIVPLGGLLADYIRKRGILSTTNVRKLFNCGGFGMEALFFLVVAHATTKKNGMAAIIALAFGVACSGFAISGFNVNHLDIAPRYASILMGMSNGVGTIAGLLVPIFVDHITEKKDTQSWKNVFIIAACVHIFGVTFYAIFCSGELQPWADPNMEEQKNFAMDEFGQAKPPIPPPPNTMQSEFIKQPSMGGGATDDWSNYDQQPVDNMYAQQEKPVISYGSTETNTNNPFHSTNPFASDINASLVQPPTINDYAYDVTQQNQQWN from the exons atgtcCGGATTCGCTGCGGCGGGTCTCGTGGCTTTCGATTCCATCAAGTCCAAAGCATCGCAAAAACTAGCTGG ATTCAGAAGAAGCAATGCTGGCTACGAGGAATTCGAAACGCCCCGTGAGGGTAGCAAAGACAATAAGGGATTCGAAGATGAGAGAGAATACAGTAGACAAGCCTCGTTCGAATCGCTCCCGGAACCTGAACGGCCCCCATTGCGTCACATCGATACTTACTGCAAGCCAGAATGCCCCTGTCTATCGAAAAGATATACCATCGCCACTTTGGCTTGTAtag GATTTGTGATCTCGTTCGGTATGAGGTGTAATATGGGAATGGCAAAGATGGCAATGAAGAATGCCACCGAAGACAATGACAACCACACTCTCAGGTTCAACTGGACAGTTGGAACAGAGAGCGCCCTTGACTCGTCCTTCTTCTGGGGTTATCTGCTGACCCAAGTGCCAGGAGGATTCGTCGCCTCCTTGTATCCCGCGAACAAGATATTCGGTGCTGCGATCGCCATATCCTCCTTCTTAAACTTGCTCGTACCTGGCGCACTCAAAGTGGACCCCATCGTTGACATGATTGTACAAGTTATAAAAGGTTTGGTGGAG GGTGTCACGTATCCAGCTTGCCACGGTATTTGGAAATATTGGGCACCACCGTTGGAGAGATCTCGCTTAGCAACGCTGGCATTTTGCGGTTCTTACGCTGCTATGGTGATAGGAATGCCCCTTTCCGGTTGCTTGACCACGATCTTCGGCTGGACAGCGTCCTTTTACTTTTATG gTATGTGCGGGTTGATTTGGTACTGTTTCTGGCTGTGGCTGGCGTTCGAGAAGCCATCGAAACACCCTTGCATCTCGGCACGCGAGCTTCGTTACATCGAAGACTCCCTTGGCCAAGGACAAACCCAAATGGCCATGCCGACATTCGCCACGACGCCTTGGCGGAAGTTCTTGACTTCCATGCCGGTGCACGCCATCATCGTGGCTAATTTTTGCAGGTCCTGGAATTTCTATCTGCTGGTGCTTTTTCAAGCCCGTTTTATGCACGAAGCTTTCGACATGGCTCTGCTCGAG ACTGGTGTCATCGGTTCGCTTCCACACTTATTGATGACGATGATCGTGCCTTTGGGAGGATTGTTGGCCGATTACATTCGAAAGCGTGGAATACTATCGACGACGAATGTCAGGAAGCTGTTCAATTGTGGCGGTTTCGGTATGGaggctcttttctttttggtgGTGGCTCATGcgacaacgaaaaaaaatggaatggcGGCGATTATCGCGCTGGCGTTCGGGGTTGCCTGCAGTGGTTTCGCCATTTCCGGTTTCAACGTGAACCATTTGGACATTGCGCCGAGATACGCCAGTATCTTGATGGGGATGTCGAATGGAGTCGGTACGATAGCGGGATTGCTGGTACCCATCTTTGTAGACCACATCACAGAGAAAAAG GATACTCAGAGTTGGAAAAACGTGTTTATTATAGCAGCATGTGTTCATATATTCGGTGTAACATTCTATGCGATTTTCTGTTCCGGTGAATTACAACCTTGGGCTGATCCTAATATGGAAGAACAAAAGAATTTCGCTATGGATGAATTTGGACAAGCAAAGCCACCTATTCCGCCACCACCGAACACTATGCAATCCGAATTTAtc AAACAACCATCCATGGGAGGTGGAGCGACCGATGATTGGAGTAATTATGATCAACAACCCGTGGACAATATGTATGCTCAACAGGAGAAACCAGTGATAAGTTATGGGTCGACAGAAACCAACACCAACAATCCCTTCCATTCGACGAATCCCTTCGCAAGTGATATAAACGCGAGCCTGGTACAACCACCAACGATTAATGATTATGCGTACGACGTAACACAGCAGAATCAACAGTGGAATTAA
- the LOC107994927 gene encoding phospholipase A1 member A isoform X2, with protein sequence MAVSVVRYLVFVLLVMLKYHYISAETTFKDLFNSTSCAKPPYECPHPQIEFYLYTRETQKKPLRIDVRKFDSLYYSKFNKSHPTKIIIHGFGGGRNLIPSPDLRKAYFTRGNYNIIIVDYGTLVREPCLSQIQWGPDFCSRCIAQLVRYLRDHPRGTRVENIHVLGYSVGAHIAGLIANYLPDDKLGRITGLDPTIFFYMNGNRSMDLDETDAHFVDVIHTGAGILGQWGPTGHADFYVNGGSSQPGCATYSLLQTLSCDHTKVTPYYIESITTKVGFWAAPCGNLFSYLIGWCNPKFEEYILMGEDAPHTARGIYYLSTNAHKPYARGLPVKNQRTTNRKRSSSHQY encoded by the exons ATGGCGGTCAGTGTCGTGAGATACCTCGTGTTCGTCCTCCTTGTTATGCTGAAGTATC ATTATATAAGTGCAGAAACAACATTTAAGGATCTATTTAATAGTACCTCATGCGCGAAACCACCCTACGAATGTCCACATCCccagattgaattttatttgtacaccAG agAAACACAGAAAAAACCTTTACGCATAGACGTTCGCAAGTTTGATTCactttattattccaaatttaataaatcgcatcccacgaaaattattattcacggttttggaggaggaagaaatttaataccaAGTCCGGATCTTCGAAAAg CATATTTCACGCGAggtaattacaatattataatcgtCGATTATGGTACGTTAGTACGCGAGCCCTGTTTGTCGCAAATACAATGGGGCCCAGATTTCTGTTCACGATGTATTGCTCAATTGGTAAGATATTTGAGGGATCATCCTCGAGGAACAAGAGTGGAGAATATACACGTACTTGGATATAGCGTGGGCGCGCATATAGCTGGTCTGATAGCGAATTATTTGCCCGATGATAAACTTGGAAGAATTACAG GACTCGATCCTacgatatttttctacatgaatggaaatcgatcgatggatTTAGACGAGACGGACGCGCATTTCGTCGATGTAATTCACACTGGTGCTGGAATTTTGGGTCAATGGGGACCAACCGGCCATGCAGATTTTTATGTGAACGGAGGCTCCAGCCAACCCGGATGCGCAACATATTCCTTGCTTC AGACGCTGTCATGCGATCACACAAAAGTGACTCCTTATTACATAGAATCGATCACGACGAAAGTAGGGTTCTGGGCAGCTCCGTGtggaaatcttttttcttacctGATCGGCTGGTGCAATCCGAAATTCGAGGAATACATACTGATGGGAGAAGACGCTCCGCATAc AGCACGAGGCATCTACTATCTCTCAACAAACGCACACAAACCATACGCCCGCGGCCTTCCCGTAAAAAACCAACGAACGACAAATCGGAAACGATCGTCCTCCCACCAGTATTGA
- the LOC107994927 gene encoding phospholipase A1 member A isoform X3 produces the protein MVPRFGYIEFYYYISAETTFKDLFNSTSCAKPPYECPHPQIEFYLYTRETQKKPLRIDVRKFDSLYYSKFNKSHPTKIIIHGFGGGRNLIPSPDLRKAYFTRGNYNIIIVDYGTLVREPCLSQIQWGPDFCSRCIAQLVRYLRDHPRGTRVENIHVLGYSVGAHIAGLIANYLPDDKLGRITGRLDPTIFFYMNGNRSMDLDETDAHFVDVIHTGAGILGQWGPTGHADFYVNGGSSQPGCATYSLLQTLSCDHTKVTPYYIESITTKVGFWAAPCGNLFSYLIGWCNPKFEEYILMGEDAPHTARGIYYLSTNAHKPYARGLPVKNQRTTNRKRSSSHQY, from the exons ATGGTGCCACGGTTCGGATACATCGAGTTCTACT ATTATATAAGTGCAGAAACAACATTTAAGGATCTATTTAATAGTACCTCATGCGCGAAACCACCCTACGAATGTCCACATCCccagattgaattttatttgtacaccAG agAAACACAGAAAAAACCTTTACGCATAGACGTTCGCAAGTTTGATTCactttattattccaaatttaataaatcgcatcccacgaaaattattattcacggttttggaggaggaagaaatttaataccaAGTCCGGATCTTCGAAAAg CATATTTCACGCGAggtaattacaatattataatcgtCGATTATGGTACGTTAGTACGCGAGCCCTGTTTGTCGCAAATACAATGGGGCCCAGATTTCTGTTCACGATGTATTGCTCAATTGGTAAGATATTTGAGGGATCATCCTCGAGGAACAAGAGTGGAGAATATACACGTACTTGGATATAGCGTGGGCGCGCATATAGCTGGTCTGATAGCGAATTATTTGCCCGATGATAAACTTGGAAGAATTACAGGTA GACTCGATCCTacgatatttttctacatgaatggaaatcgatcgatggatTTAGACGAGACGGACGCGCATTTCGTCGATGTAATTCACACTGGTGCTGGAATTTTGGGTCAATGGGGACCAACCGGCCATGCAGATTTTTATGTGAACGGAGGCTCCAGCCAACCCGGATGCGCAACATATTCCTTGCTTC AGACGCTGTCATGCGATCACACAAAAGTGACTCCTTATTACATAGAATCGATCACGACGAAAGTAGGGTTCTGGGCAGCTCCGTGtggaaatcttttttcttacctGATCGGCTGGTGCAATCCGAAATTCGAGGAATACATACTGATGGGAGAAGACGCTCCGCATAc AGCACGAGGCATCTACTATCTCTCAACAAACGCACACAAACCATACGCCCGCGGCCTTCCCGTAAAAAACCAACGAACGACAAATCGGAAACGATCGTCCTCCCACCAGTATTGA
- the LOC107994927 gene encoding phospholipase A1 member A isoform X1, with amino-acid sequence MAVSVVRYLVFVLLVMLKYHYISAETTFKDLFNSTSCAKPPYECPHPQIEFYLYTRETQKKPLRIDVRKFDSLYYSKFNKSHPTKIIIHGFGGGRNLIPSPDLRKAYFTRGNYNIIIVDYGTLVREPCLSQIQWGPDFCSRCIAQLVRYLRDHPRGTRVENIHVLGYSVGAHIAGLIANYLPDDKLGRITGRLDPTIFFYMNGNRSMDLDETDAHFVDVIHTGAGILGQWGPTGHADFYVNGGSSQPGCATYSLLQTLSCDHTKVTPYYIESITTKVGFWAAPCGNLFSYLIGWCNPKFEEYILMGEDAPHTARGIYYLSTNAHKPYARGLPVKNQRTTNRKRSSSHQY; translated from the exons ATGGCGGTCAGTGTCGTGAGATACCTCGTGTTCGTCCTCCTTGTTATGCTGAAGTATC ATTATATAAGTGCAGAAACAACATTTAAGGATCTATTTAATAGTACCTCATGCGCGAAACCACCCTACGAATGTCCACATCCccagattgaattttatttgtacaccAG agAAACACAGAAAAAACCTTTACGCATAGACGTTCGCAAGTTTGATTCactttattattccaaatttaataaatcgcatcccacgaaaattattattcacggttttggaggaggaagaaatttaataccaAGTCCGGATCTTCGAAAAg CATATTTCACGCGAggtaattacaatattataatcgtCGATTATGGTACGTTAGTACGCGAGCCCTGTTTGTCGCAAATACAATGGGGCCCAGATTTCTGTTCACGATGTATTGCTCAATTGGTAAGATATTTGAGGGATCATCCTCGAGGAACAAGAGTGGAGAATATACACGTACTTGGATATAGCGTGGGCGCGCATATAGCTGGTCTGATAGCGAATTATTTGCCCGATGATAAACTTGGAAGAATTACAGGTA GACTCGATCCTacgatatttttctacatgaatggaaatcgatcgatggatTTAGACGAGACGGACGCGCATTTCGTCGATGTAATTCACACTGGTGCTGGAATTTTGGGTCAATGGGGACCAACCGGCCATGCAGATTTTTATGTGAACGGAGGCTCCAGCCAACCCGGATGCGCAACATATTCCTTGCTTC AGACGCTGTCATGCGATCACACAAAAGTGACTCCTTATTACATAGAATCGATCACGACGAAAGTAGGGTTCTGGGCAGCTCCGTGtggaaatcttttttcttacctGATCGGCTGGTGCAATCCGAAATTCGAGGAATACATACTGATGGGAGAAGACGCTCCGCATAc AGCACGAGGCATCTACTATCTCTCAACAAACGCACACAAACCATACGCCCGCGGCCTTCCCGTAAAAAACCAACGAACGACAAATCGGAAACGATCGTCCTCCCACCAGTATTGA
- the LOC107994927 gene encoding lipase member H isoform X5: MAVSVVRYLVFVLLVMLKYHYISAETTFKDLFNSTSCAKPPYECPHPQIEFYLYTRETQKKPLRIDVRKFDSLYYSKFNKSHPTKIIIHGFGGGRNLIPSPDLRKAYFTRGNYNIIIVDYGTLVREPCLSQIQWGPDFCSRCIAQLVRYLRDHPRGTRVENIHVLGYSVGAHIAGLIANYLPDDKLGRITDETDAHFVDVIHTGAGILGQWGPTGHADFYVNGGSSQPGCATYSLLQTLSCDHTKVTPYYIESITTKVGFWAAPCGNLFSYLIGWCNPKFEEYILMGEDAPHTARGIYYLSTNAHKPYARGLPVKNQRTTNRKRSSSHQY, encoded by the exons ATGGCGGTCAGTGTCGTGAGATACCTCGTGTTCGTCCTCCTTGTTATGCTGAAGTATC ATTATATAAGTGCAGAAACAACATTTAAGGATCTATTTAATAGTACCTCATGCGCGAAACCACCCTACGAATGTCCACATCCccagattgaattttatttgtacaccAG agAAACACAGAAAAAACCTTTACGCATAGACGTTCGCAAGTTTGATTCactttattattccaaatttaataaatcgcatcccacgaaaattattattcacggttttggaggaggaagaaatttaataccaAGTCCGGATCTTCGAAAAg CATATTTCACGCGAggtaattacaatattataatcgtCGATTATGGTACGTTAGTACGCGAGCCCTGTTTGTCGCAAATACAATGGGGCCCAGATTTCTGTTCACGATGTATTGCTCAATTGGTAAGATATTTGAGGGATCATCCTCGAGGAACAAGAGTGGAGAATATACACGTACTTGGATATAGCGTGGGCGCGCATATAGCTGGTCTGATAGCGAATTATTTGCCCGATGATAAACTTGGAAGAATTACAG ACGAGACGGACGCGCATTTCGTCGATGTAATTCACACTGGTGCTGGAATTTTGGGTCAATGGGGACCAACCGGCCATGCAGATTTTTATGTGAACGGAGGCTCCAGCCAACCCGGATGCGCAACATATTCCTTGCTTC AGACGCTGTCATGCGATCACACAAAAGTGACTCCTTATTACATAGAATCGATCACGACGAAAGTAGGGTTCTGGGCAGCTCCGTGtggaaatcttttttcttacctGATCGGCTGGTGCAATCCGAAATTCGAGGAATACATACTGATGGGAGAAGACGCTCCGCATAc AGCACGAGGCATCTACTATCTCTCAACAAACGCACACAAACCATACGCCCGCGGCCTTCCCGTAAAAAACCAACGAACGACAAATCGGAAACGATCGTCCTCCCACCAGTATTGA
- the LOC107994944 gene encoding synaptotagmin 1 isoform X2 produces the protein MPAINKREAEKVPEEPQPEEVVESTLKTFLSTEMEIKEATEAEVVTENAGKNFETQMENLGKEIAEEMGIPTWGLVAILIAVSVVVLGICFCCIRRCCRKRRSKDGKKGLKGAVDLKSVQLLGSTYKDKPDMEELTDNAEEPDEAESKQSEVKLGKLQYKLEYDFNTNSLAVTVIQAEELPALDMGGTSDPYVKVYLLPDKKKKFETKVHRKTLSPVFNETFTFKSVPYADAMNKTLVFAIFDFDRFSKHDQIGEVKVPLCQVDLAQTIEEWRELQSVEGEGGQDNKLGDICFSLRYVPTAGKLTVVILEAKNLKKMDVGGLSDPYVKIALMQNGKRLKKKKTSIKKCTLNPYYNESFTFEVPFEQIQKVQLVVTVVDYDRIGTSEPIGKVVLGYNASGTELRHWSDMLASPRRPIAQWHTLKDPEDGDKKD, from the exons ATGCCTGCCATTAACAAGAGAGAAGCTGAGAAGGTGCCGGAAGAGCCACAACCGGAGGAGGTCGTTGAATCGacgttaaaaacatttttgagCACCGagatggaaataaaagaag CCACAGAGGCAGAGGTAGTGACCGAAAATGCtgggaaaaattttgaaactcaAATGGAAAATCTCGGCAAAGAAATCGCGGAGGAAATGGGAATACCAACATGGGGACTTGTTGCGATTTTaatag CTGTAAGCGTAGTAGTTCTCGGAATCTGCTTCTGCTGCATCAGAAGATGTTGTCGCAAAAGACGATCCAAAGATGGAAAGAAAGGATTGAAGGGGGCGGTGGACTTAAAATCCGTTCAACTATTGGGCAGCACGTACAAAGACAAG CCGGATATGGAAGAACTTACCGACAATGCCGAGGAACCGGATGAAGCTGAGAGTAAGCAGAGCGAGGTGAAACTTGGGAAGCTTCAATATAAG CTCGAATACGATTTCAACACAAACAGTTTGGCAGTAACGGTTATACAAGCCGAGGAATTGCCAGCTTTAGACATGGGTGGCACTTCAGATCCGTACGTGAAGGTTTATCTATTACCtgacaagaagaaaaaattcgaaacaaaagTGCACAGGAAAACGCTTAGCCCAGTCTTCAATGAAACTTTCACATTCAAG AGCGTACCTTATGCGGATGCGATGAACAAAACTCTCGTTTTCGCGATCTTCGACTTCGATAGGTTCTCCAAACACGATCAGATCGGTGAGGTTAAGGTTCCGCTATGCCAAGTCGATCTGGCTCAGACGATCGAAGAATGGAGAGAACTGCAAAGTGTCGAGGGTGAAGGTGGTCAG GATAACAAATTAGGTGATATTTGCTTCTCACTTCGATACGTGCCCACTGCTGGTAAATTAACTGTGGTCATCTTGGAAgcgaaaaatctgaaaaaaatggaCGTCGGTGGTTTATCAGATCCTTATGTAAAAATTGCTCTGATGCAAAATGGCAAAAggttgaagaagaagaaaacgtcTATCAAAAAATGCACTCTTAATCCGTATTACAACGAATCATTCACGTTTGAGGTACCCTTCGAACAGATACAG AAAGTGCAATTGGTTGTCACGGTAGTCGATTACGATCGTATCGGCACATCAGAACCCATTGGGAAGGTCGTCTTGGGGTACAACGCGAGTGGAACAGAGTTGAGACACTGGTCCGATATGTTGGCATCCCCGAGACGTCCTATCGCTCAATGGCACACGCTTAAAGACCCCGAAGACGGCGACAAGAAGGACTAA